The Streptomyces sp. R28 region GCTTGAACTCGGGCGCGACCTCGGCCCACACCAGCAGCTGCCAGACCACCAGCACCAGCGCGATCGCGGTGACGGGCGGCAGCACCTTGCGGATGAGGGTCTCGCGCAGCGGCGTACGCCCGACCTGCACCGCGTCCAGTGCGTCGAGTCCGGCCCCCAGTCCCGCGAGATCGTTCGGGTCCCGCGGCTCCCCGGCCGCCGTGGAGCCGTCCTTCTCGACGCCGACCTTGCCGTCGACCTTGACGTCGACCTCGGTGTCGACGCCGTTGTCAGTGCTGGCCATGGCGGCGGATCTCCCCACGCAGTTCTTCGGTGATCTCGACGGACAGCTCGGCGACCGCGCTGTCCTCGATGCGGCGCGGCTGCGGAATGTCGACCGTCCACTCCCGGGCGATGCGGCCCGGGCGGGAGGACAGCAGCACGACGCGCTGGGCGAGGCGCACCGCCTCACGCACGTTGTGCGTGACGAAGAGGACCGACAGCCCTGTCTCCCGCCAGATACGGGTCAGTTCGTCGTGCAGTACGTCACGGGTGATGGCGTCGAGCGCGGCGAACGGCTCGTCCATCAGCAGCAGTCGGGTGTCCTGGGCCAGGGCACGGGCCAGCGCGACGCGCTGGCGCATACCGCCCGACAGCTCGTGCACCCGCTTGCCGTACGCGCCCTGCAGCCGTACGAGTTCGAGCAGCCGTTCCGCCTCGGGCCGGCGCTCCGCCTTCGCGACCCCGCGCAGCTTCAGCGCGAGCTCGATGTTCTTGCCCGCGGTCAGCCACGGGAACAGGGCGTGCTCCTGGAACATCAGGGCGGGCCGGCCGTCCGTGCCGATCGAGCCGGCGGACGGCCGGTCCAGCCCCGCGACCAGGTTGAGCAGCGTGGACTTGCCGCAGCCGGAGGCTCCCAGGAGGGTGACGAACTCGCCGGGTGCGACATCGAGCGTGATGTCGTCCAGCACGAGCTGTTGCCCGCCGCGTGTGCCCGGCACCGGGAAGGACTTCGAGACGTGCTCGATACGGGCGGCGTACGTCACCGCCGCGGCGTCCTCGGCGACCTCGGTGGTCGTGGCCGTCGCAGTGGCCATGGTCGTCACCTCCTGGGAACTCATCGGATGCGGTGGTCCTTACTTGACGCCGAGACCGGCGTCGTCGACCTCGTCCTTGCCGTCGGCCTTGAGGACCTTGTTGAGCGGCGCGAGGTCGTAGATGCCCTTCAGGTCGGGCTTCTCCAGCAGACCGGCCTTCACCGCGTGCTGCGCCTCGGTGTCGAGGGTGGCGGCCAGCGGGTCGTCCAGGAAGGTGATCGACTTCCAGGCCGGGTCGATGACCTCGGCGGGCAGGGCCTTGCCGGAGAGCTCCTCCAGGGCCTTGTTCGCGGAGGCCTTGGCCTTCTCCGGGTTGGCGTTGATCCACGCGTTGGTCTTCACCGAACCGCGCAGCACGGCCTCGACGACGTCCGGGTGCTTCTTCAGGAAGTCCTGCCGGACGACGATGTTCGTGATCACGAACTTCTTGTCCGGCCACAGGTCGCCCTCGTCGAGGAGTACCTTGCCGCCCTCGGCGACCAGCTTGGACGCGGTCGGCTCGGGCACCCAGGCACCGTCGATCGAGCCGGACTTGTAGGCGTCCGGCGTGATCTTGTTGTCGGTGCGGACGACGGAGACGTCACCCTTGCCGCTCTGCGCGTCGACCTTCCAGCCCTGCTCGGAGATCCAGTTGAGCAGTGCGACGTCCTGGGTGTTGCCGAGCTGCGGCGTGGCGATGTTCTTGCCCTTGACGTCCTTCAGGGACTTGATCTTGTCCGGGTTGACGACGAGCTTCACGCCACCGGAGGCGGAACCGCTGATGATGCGCAGGTTCTTGCCGGCCGCCTTGGTGTAGCCGTTGATGGCGGGCGAGGGGCCGATCCAGCCGATGTCGAGGTCGCCGGAGTTCAGCGCCTCGATCTCCGAGGGCCCGGCGTTGAACGTCGAGGGCTTGATCGTGGTGCCGCCGAGCTCCTTCTGGAGCAGTCCCTCCTGGATGCCCACCAGAGCGGTGGCGTGCGTCAGGTTCGGGAAGTAGCCGATGTTCACTTCGTCGACGGAGAGCTTCTTGCCGTCCGCCGCGACCTGGGTCTGCTTGTTGCTGTCGGTGGACTCGGCGCCGTAGCCGCAGGCGGTCAGCAGCAGAGGAAGCGCCGTGATGACGGCGAGGGTACGCAGAGCGGTGAGCGGTCTTGCGGCAGACACAGAGGTGTCCTCTCAGGCGTGGTTGATCAGGGAGGTACGGCAAGAGGTACGGCACGGGTTACGGCAAGGCAGGGGGTTCGGCGCCGAGGCCGAGGGGCCTGCTGGAGCGCACCGGCACGCCACACGCCGGCCGTCCGGGCGGGACGGTGGGGAGCGCGGCGGCGGCGTGGGGGTGCGGCCGGTACTGCGGACGGTCTCAGACGGCGCGACAGATGGCGCTGGACGTACGGCCGAAGTCGATGTGGCGCCGCGAGGTCAGGAGGGGGAGCAAAAGGTCTGTGTGGTCGCGCATGCGCATGCCACCCCACCCCCGCAGATTCCTAGTTTTCCTACCTGGTTGATGGGGATCGTGGCAGAAGTCGGCGCCCACACCAAGAGGATGTTCACATGATGGACTCGGTCATCTCGTCTTCTGAGATGGGCGCCTCGGAGCCGAGGGCGCGCAGCAGTGCGCGGGCCACCGCGTCGTTCTGGCGGAAGGCCGGG contains the following coding sequences:
- a CDS encoding ABC transporter ATP-binding protein, whose product is MATATATTTEVAEDAAAVTYAARIEHVSKSFPVPGTRGGQQLVLDDITLDVAPGEFVTLLGASGCGKSTLLNLVAGLDRPSAGSIGTDGRPALMFQEHALFPWLTAGKNIELALKLRGVAKAERRPEAERLLELVRLQGAYGKRVHELSGGMRQRVALARALAQDTRLLLMDEPFAALDAITRDVLHDELTRIWRETGLSVLFVTHNVREAVRLAQRVVLLSSRPGRIAREWTVDIPQPRRIEDSAVAELSVEITEELRGEIRRHGQH
- a CDS encoding ABC transporter substrate-binding protein → MSAARPLTALRTLAVITALPLLLTACGYGAESTDSNKQTQVAADGKKLSVDEVNIGYFPNLTHATALVGIQEGLLQKELGGTTIKPSTFNAGPSEIEALNSGDLDIGWIGPSPAINGYTKAAGKNLRIISGSASGGVKLVVNPDKIKSLKDVKGKNIATPQLGNTQDVALLNWISEQGWKVDAQSGKGDVSVVRTDNKITPDAYKSGSIDGAWVPEPTASKLVAEGGKVLLDEGDLWPDKKFVITNIVVRQDFLKKHPDVVEAVLRGSVKTNAWINANPEKAKASANKALEELSGKALPAEVIDPAWKSITFLDDPLAATLDTEAQHAVKAGLLEKPDLKGIYDLAPLNKVLKADGKDEVDDAGLGVK